In the genome of Telluria mixta, the window TGATCAACCGTCCCGACGTCCCGCAGGGCGTCTACATGTGGGGCGGTGTCGGACGCGGCAAGTCCTTCCTCATGGACAGCTTCTACTCGGTCGTGCCGGTCGTGCGCAAGACGCGCCTGCACTTCCACGAATTCATGCGCGCGGTGCACCGCCAGCTCGACGAGCTGAAAGGTGTGGAAGACCCGCTGATCGAGGTCGCCAGGCGCATCTCGAAGAAATACCGCCTGATCTGCTTCGACGAATTCCACGTCAGCGACGTGGCCGACGCGATGATCATGTACAACCTGCTGTCCGCGCTGTTCGCCAACGGCGTGTCGTTCGTGATGACGTCGAACTACGACCCCGACAAGTTGTACCCGGACGGACTGCACCGCGACCGCATGCTGCCCACGATCGCGCTGATCAAGGACAAGCTGGACGTCATGAACGTCGACGCCGGCATCGACTACCGCCACCGCGCGCTGGAACAGGTGCAGGCCTATTACACGCCGCTGGGCGCGACCTCCGACCATGCGCTGCGCGAGACGTATGCGAACCTCGCCGACACGGCCGACGAGGATCCGCGCGTGCACATCGAGCAGCGCGAGCTGCGTGCGCTGCGGCGTGCGGGCGGCGTGATCTGGTTCGATTTCGCCACCTTGTGCGGCGGCCCGCGCTCGCAGAACGACTACCTGGAACTCTCGAGCCAATTCCATACCGTGATCCTGTCGGGCGTGCCGCGCATGTCGGCCGCGATGTCGTCGGAGGCGCGCCGCTTCACGTGGCTGATCGACGTGTTCTACGATCACAAGGTCAAGCTGATCATGTCGGCCGAGGTCGAGCCGGAACTGCTGTACACCGAGGGCGCGATGTCGAACGAGTTCCATCGCACGGTGTCGCGTATCATTGAGATGCAGTCGCGTGAATACATGCTCGCCGAGCGGCGCGGCGCGGCCGACTCGCTGGCCTGAACGATCAAAGGAACCGAATGAAAGCAGACTTCGTCACAGACACCCGTACCCGCTTGCGCGCGCTCGCCGTCGCCTTGTCCGCTGCGTTGCTTGCCGCGTGCGCCAGCCAGGACGTGGTGCCGCGCGAGGTGCCGCCGCCGCCCGTGACGTCCGTCGCGCAGGCCGACCAGCAGCTGGCCGCCGTCGCGCTCGAGCGCAAGGCGATCGAGGCCCGCTTCGCGGAACGGGAACACGTCTGCTACGACAAGTTTTTCGTGAATAACTGCCTCGACGAGGCGAAGGAACGCCGCCGCAGCGCGCTTGCCGCCCAGCGCGCGATCGAGGTGCAGGCCGAGCGCTTCAAGCGGCAGGCAATCGTCGAGGAGCGCGACCGCAACCTGGCCGAGGCGGAACGCCGCTTCAAGGAACAGGAAGCGCGCCTGGAGGCCGAACCGCCGAAGCCCGCGCCCGAACCGGTGCCGGTGCCGCCGCCGCGCAAGCCGACGGCGCCCCAACGCCTGGCCGAGCGCGACGCCCGCCTGCGCGCGCAGCAGCAGCAGGAGGCGGCGAACGCCGGCAAGCGTGCGCAGAACGTGCGCGACTATGAGGCGCGCAAGGCCCAGTCGGAAGAACGCCAGCGCAAGGTCGCCGAGCGCAAGGCGGAGAAGGCGGCGAAAGCAGCGAAAGAGGCCGCGGACGCCAACAAGTAGGGTAGGCATTTGAGGCCGGGGCCTCAAATGAAACGTGCCTTATGGCCGGTCGCCGACCGGCTTGACGAGCTTGACGATGGCCATGCTGCAGTTCCCGCCCTTGCCCTGCGACCGCTCGCCGGCCTTGTTGATCAGCATCTCGGACGCCTGACGGGGGCTGGCCTTCGCGGTCACGGTCGCCAGCTCGGCATCCGTGAAGAAATGCCACAGACCATCCGAGCACAGCAGGAACACATCGTTCGCCGCAAGATCCAGGCGCTGGCCGAACGTAATGAACGGATCCTTGCGGCTATTGCCCATCACATTCAGCAACAGCTTGGACTTGCGGTGGTTCTTGGCCGCATCCGGCGGCAGGCGGTCGCTCGATACGAGGTGCTCGACATAGGCGGCGTCGCTCGTGCGCGCCAGGCACCTGCCGTCGTGGAAGTAATACAGGCGCGAATCGCCCACGTGGGCCCAGACGGCCTCGCCGTGCGGCGTCAGGATGAGCCCGACGAAGCTGGCATGCGCCTGGACCTGCGTCGTGACGGCATTCATGTTGATGACCAGGTGGGTTTCCTGCACGATGTCGCGCAACAGTTGCTGCAGGCGCTCCACGGACGGTCGGTCGCCCGGCTTGAATTCGTCGAACACCTGCTTGGCCGTGTGCAGGACCTGTTCCGCGCCGGCCGCGCCGGCGATGCCGTCGGACAGCACGGCCAGGGCGTAGCCGGGCGCGCGGGCGCCGGTCATGAGCGCGACGCGGTCGTTCTGCTGGGGGCGGTTACCGATATGCTGGGCGGTTCCCGCTTCTAACTTGTATGAGGTCATAAACGTGGCTTTCCGATGCCGCCATGCCGGACTTTGTTGGCGGCAACGACGGTGTAGTTTAAACTATGCACCGGTTTGCACTTTAGTTGCAAGCCGTAACAATGAATAGCGCGCCGCCCCGAGTCAGCGGGCATGCGTCTTCCCACCCCTTTACGCTTAACTGTTCGGAAATGCCTAACATGATCGACGTCCAGGAGATCCACCGCCGTATTATTGAACTCGACGTGGAACATCGCGACCTCGATGCTGTCATCGACATGCTGACCCGCGACGGTCACGCCGACCAGTTGCAGTTGCGCCGTCTGAAGAAACGCAAACTGCAGTTGAAGGACCACATCACACTGCTGAAAATGCAGTTGGTGCCGGACGTGCCGGCATAAGCCCACATTTTTACGCAGTCCCATTTTGACCGACCATCTTCCCTTGTCTGAAGCCGACATCGACGCCGGCCCCGACGCCGCGCCCTCCGAACCTGCCGGCAAGTACGACGCCGAAGTCGACCGCATCTTCGGCGCCGGCGGTCCGCTCGCGCCCGCCGTCGGCACGTTCAAGCCGCGCCAGTCGCAGACCGAGATGGCGAAGGCGATCGCACACGCCATCAGCGAGCAGGGCACGCTGATCGCCGAGGCCGGCACAGGCACGGGCAAGACCTTCGCCTACCTCGTTCCCGCGCTGCTGTGGGGCGGCAAGACGATCATCTCGACCGGTACCAAGAACCTGCAGGACCAGCTGTTCTCGCGCGACATCCCGACCGTGCGCGCCGCGTTGCGCGCCCCGGTCTCGGTGGCGCTGCTGAAGGGCCGTTCGAACTACCTTTGCCACTACCACCTGGAACGCACGCTGTCGAACGGCCGCCTGACGTCGCGCGACGACGTGGGCCATCTGCGCGAGATCTCGCGCTTCATCAAGATGAGCCAGTCGGGCGACAAGGCCGAGTTGACCAAGGTCCCGGAAACGGCGTCCGTGTGGAACCTCGTGACGTCCACGCGCGAGAACTGCGTCGGCCAGGAATGCCAGTACTACCAGGACTGCTTCGTGATGAAGGCGCGCCGCGAAGCGCAGCAGGCGGATGTCGTCGTCGTCAACCACCACCTGTTCTTCGCCGACGTGGCACTGAAGGAAGGCGGCATGGCCGAACTGCTGCCATCCGCGAACACGATCATCTTCGACGAGGCGCACCAGCTGCCGGAAGTGGCGACCCTGTTCTTCGGCACGACCGTGTCGACGGGCCAGGTGCTGGAGCTGTGCCGCGACGTGCTGGCCGAAGGCCTCGCGCATGCGCGCGGCGGCGTGGACTGGGCGAAGGTCGTGACCGTCGTCGAGAAGGCGGCGCGCGACCTGCGCCTGACGTTCCCGGAAGGCGGCACGCGTTTGTCGCTGCCGCAGATTCCGCCCAGTTCGGAATTCTTCCCGGCGCTGGAAAAACTGAAGGAAGAACTGGAAGGCCTGATCGACGTGCTGGAGGCCCAGGCCGAGCGCGCCGAGACGATCGAGCAGTGCCGCGTGCGCGCCGTCGAGCTGCTGGAGCAGTACAAGGCGTGGAAGTCCGAGCCGAAAAAGGGGAAGGAAGTCGAGGGTGATGACGCCGTGCTGTGGGTCGAGGCGTTTTCCTCGTCGCTGCAGCTGCACAAGACGCCATTGTCGATCGCGCCGATCTTCGCGGGCCAACGCGCGGGAACGCCGCGCAGCTGGATTTTTACTTCCGCGACGCTGGCGGTAAAAAACGACTTCAAGCATTTCAGTGCCCAGCTGGGCATGACGGGCGAACCGGCCCAGAGCTGGCCCAGCCCGTTCAACTACCAGGACCAGGGGCTGCTGTACGTGCCGACCGGCCTGCCGGAACCGAACACGTTCGGCTACACGGACGCCGTCGTCGACATGGCGCTGCCCGTGATCGAGGCCGCGGGTGGCCGCTGCTTCTTCCTGTGCACGACGATCCGCGCCGTCAACCGCGTGGCCGAACGCCTGCGCGAGGAATTCGCCGCGCGCGGCCTCGACTTCCCGCTGTTCGTGCAGGGCGAACGGGGCCGCACGGAATTGCTGGATTCCTTCCGCAACGCGGGCAATGCCGTGCTCGTGGGCAGCCAGAGTTTCTGGGAAGGCGTCGACGTGCGCGGCGAGGCGCTGTCGCTCGTCATCATCGACAAGCTGCCGTTCGCGCCGCCCGACGACCCGGTGCTGGCCGCGCGCATCGAAGTGATGGAAAAGAAGGGCATGAACGGCTTCGTCCACCACACGCTGCCGGAAGCCATCATCAACCTGAAGCAGGGCGCCGGGCGCCTGATCCGCGACGTCGAGGATCGGGGCGTGCTGATGCTGTGCGATCCGCGGGTGATCAGCAAGCCGTATGGGCGGCGTATCTGGCAGAGTTTGCCGCCGTTCAGGCGGACGCGGGTGCAGGCGGATGTGATCGAGTTCTTTGCGACTTCGAATACGCCGCGGGGTGGAGATTCGGGGTCAGAGCCCTAAAAAAGCAAATTCGGGCTCTGACCCCCGGCTTCGTTAATCGTTCCGTGTCCGCTTGCCGGCTTCGTTAATCGTTCCGTGTCCGCTTGCCGGCTTCGTTAGCCGCTGCGTGTCTGCTTCGCTTCGTTTTACGCTACCTTTTGGCTTGTATCCCGGTACGCTGCGCGTCCCGGGCTATCGCTTGTGCTCCCACAACATGCAGGATGGGTGACTTGTTTAGAGTCTCACAGGCCCGGCCGGTGGCAGACTACAAGGGGGAGCAATGGCGATACGTTATGGCTGCTTTTTCAGCTATGCCCATGGGCGGCACGAGCTGATGCAGCGCTTCAAGGCCACGCTGGCCGATGCACTGCGCTGTTACCTCGAACCGTATTTCGACAACGAAGACGAACTGTTCATCGACACCGAACAACTCGGCGGCGGTGACGACCTCGACCGCAAGATCGCCCGCGCGCTGTGCGAAAGCGCGTGCATGGTCCTGATCTACACGCCCAAATACGAGGCCCATCCCTACACCCGGCGCGAGTACGCCGCCATGCGCCTGATCGAGGCCGAGCGCAGCACGTGGTACACGCTGCCCAGCCAGCTGATCATTCCCGTCATCATGACGCAGCACCCCGTCAGCCTGCCCCCGCAGATCAGCGAATCCACGTTCTACGTCGACTTCTCGCGCTTCACGATGGCCACGGCCGACCTGAAGTCGAACCCCGATTTCCTGCCGGACATCGACAAGATGGTCCGGCGCATCGTCACGCATTACCAATATCAGAAAAAAACCATGCCGCCGGCGCATGACTGCAACCAATTCGAGCTTCCCGCTGTCCCACCCGCATGGCGTGAGTTACCGGATCCAACCTTCCCCAAAAAATGAGGAGCCTTATGGAAACCAACCGCATCACCGCAGTACCGGCCGGAAAGGCCGGCGAGGTGACGACGTTCTACTCCTACGACAGCGCACCCGTGCGCAGCCTTGCGCTGGCCCATGCCGGCCGGCTGCTTGCCGGGCGGGCGCATGCGAAGACACCGGTGCTGATGATCGACTGGGACCTGGAAGCCCCCGGCCTGCATCACTATTTTTCCCGCGCAGACGAGGGCCCGGACGCCAGCGGCCTGCTCGAATTGTTCGAGAGTTGTCGTGATCAATTGCACGGCAATACGTCGAACGACGACGCCGAGGCGCTGGCCGCGCGCGTGCTCGATACGCTGGACTGGGACGACTTCATCGTCCGCGTCGACGACACCTGCCCGCTGTACCTGATGCGCGCCGGCCGCTTCGACGACAGCTATGGCGAGCGCGTCGACCGGCTCGACTGGGACGCGCTGTTCTGCGCCTGTCCGGCCCTGTTCCGCACGTTCGCGGCGAGGGTGGCACGGCGCTTCGCCCACGTGCTGATCGATTGCCGCAGCGGACGCTCGGCGGCGGCCAGCGTCTGCACGGCGCTGTTGCCGGACAAGATCGTCGGCGTGTTCACGCCCGATGCGCGCAGCCTGGACGGCCTGCAGGGCGTCGTCGGTCGCGCGCTCGATTACCGCTGCAGCCACGAGGACGAGCAGCGCCCGCTGCTCGTCTATCCGCTGCCCTGTCCGGTCGACGGGACGGGCGAAGGGCGGCTGCGCTGGCGCTTCGGCGACGCGCCACGGAGCCAGTCCGGCTACCAGGTCCGACTGGAACAGATGTTGGCCGAGTGCTACGGCCTGTCCAGCGTCATGCTCGACAGTTACCTCGACGAAGTACAGCTGCCCCAGGCGGCCGTGAGCGGCATGGTGCCTGCCGGCGGCCGGGCCCAGGCGGGCGAGCACGACCGGCTCGGGCCCCAGCGCGCCGTCGAGGCGCTGCTCGAATGGCTCGAACCCGGCCATTTCCCGTGGCGCCCGCTGCCCGAGGTGCGGCTCGTGCAGGCCGTCGAATCCCTGCGCGAACGGGCCGCCGATCCGCAGGCGCCGAGCCTCGTGCGCGAACTGGCCCGGCTGGCGCAATTGTATTTAGGACAACAAAGCGAGCTGGAGGCCGCGCGCCGCATCGAACAGCACGTGATCGCGCTGGAGCAGGGCCTGCACGCGATGGAGGAGGGCAAGCGGGGGCATGGTTCGCCGCGCCGCCCCGGCGAACCGTCGCCGGACGCGCTGGACGACAAGCTGTCGCGCCTGCAGGAACTGATCGACAGCCGCAGCCCCCGCGAGGCGCGCGCGCTGGCGGACAGCCTGCGCTCGACGATCCTGCGGCCGAGTGTGGCGCATCCGCTACGACGGCGCGGCGCGGCGATGATCAAGCAGGTGTACCTGCAGGAAGGCGACAAGGACGCGCTGCTGGCCTTTACCCTGGACGAGGTCTCGTCCCTCGAAGGCGCCCTGATCCAGGCGGCGGAAGGGCGTCCGCTGGTGACCGGCTGAGGCCGCGCCGGGAGGGGGCGAGGGGCAATAAATGTGACGTCCGATTGGTCGATCTCGCCGTTGCTTCAGGTAAAATCGCGGCATGCGTATCCTAATCAGTAACGACGACGGCTATCTCGCCCCCGGCATCAACGCCCTGGCCGAAGCGCTCTCGACAGTCGCCGACATCGTGGTGGTCGCGCCCGACAGCAATCGCTCGGGCGCGTCCAATTCGTTGTCGCTGGACCGTCCGCTGTCGGTGTCGAAGGCTGCCAACGGGTTTTATTTTGTCAACGGCACTCCCACCGACTGCGTGCACATCGCGTTGACGGGGATGCTCGACGCACGCCCGGACCTGGTCGTCTCCGGCATCAACAACGGCCAGAACATGGGCGACGACACGCTGTACTCCGGCACGGTGGCGGCGGCGACGGAAGCCTATCTGTTCGGTATCCCGGCGATCGCCTTTTCCCAGGTCCATGGCGGCTGGGCGGAGGTGGAATCGGCCGCGCGGGTGGCGCGCGACATCGTGCTGCGCCGCTTCGAGATGCTCGAGTCGCCGTTTTTGCTGAACGTAAATATCCCAAACCTGCCGTACGAGCAGATCGGGCCGCTCGTGCCGACCCGCCTGGGCCGGCGCCACCAGTCCGAGCCCGTCATCCGCGGCCAGGATCCGCGCGGGCGCGAGATCTTCTGGATCGGCGCGCCGGGCGCGTGCCGCGACGCGGGCGAGGGCACGGATTTCCATGCGACGAGCAAGGGCTGCGTGTCGGTGACGCCGCTGCAGGTCGACCTCACGCACCGCGACCAGCTGGACCTGCTGCGGCGAGGGTTGGGATGAGCGAAAAGCGCAGCCAGTTTCCTCTGCCGCTCTCGTCCGTGACGGGCGGCAGCACCCGAAAGCCCGCTGCGCCGGCGCCGGTCGCCACGCCGCAGACGGCGACCCAGAACGCGCGCCAGAACAGCCAGACGCAGCCGCGCGGCGGCCCGGCGCCCGGCGTGCCGGGACCAACCAAGCCGGCCCAGCCGCAGCAGACCGTCGTGCGGTCCGACCTGGCGGCCACGGAAGCGCCACGCCGCGCGATGGCGGCCCGGGCCGCGCGCCAGGGCGTCAAGGATGCGCAGGTGCTGGCCGCGCTGGAAATCGTGCCGCGCCATATGTTCGTCGAGCCGGGCATGCTGGCCCAGGCCTACGTCGACATCTCGCTGCCGATCGGCCACAACCAGACGATTTCGCAGCCGTACATCGTCGCGCGCATGATCGAGTTGCTCAAGGGTAGTAACCAACCGCTGCGCCGCGTGCTCGAGATCGGCACGGGGTGCGGCTACCAGGCGGCCGTGCTGTCGTGCGTGGCGCAGGAGGTGTATTCCATCGAGCGCATCAAGCCGCTGCATGAGCTGGCGAAGGCCAATCTGCGCCCGTTGCGTATCGCCAATCTGCGCTTGCAGTACGGAGATGGTATGCTAGGGCTCCCGCAGGTGGCCCCGTTCGACGGCATCATCCTGGCGGCGGCCGGTCTCGAGGTGCCGCGTGCACTGCTCGAGCAGATGGCCATTGGCGCCCACCTGGTGGCGCCCGTCGGTGCTCAGGTCCAGCACCTGCAGCGCATTACCCGTAAAGGCAAGGCGGAATGGACCAGCGAAACGCTGGAAGCCTGCCATTTTGTCCCGCTGCGGCCAGGCATCGCTTGAATGCCAGTTGTTGTAAAAGAATTATAGAGAGAATGAAACTTACGCCCCGCTTAGCCCTGTTGACCCTCAGTCTCGGCATCCTGTCCGCCTGCAGCACCGAGACCCGCGTAGCCCCCGTGATCGACCGTCCGGCGCCGACCGCATCCACGTTCCGTCCCCGTCCGCAACCGGCGCCGGCCGTCGAGGAGACGAAGCCCGACGCGCGCGGCACCTACACCGTGCGCCGCGGCGACACGCTGCTGCGCATCGCCCTCGACCACGGCCAGAACTACCGCGATCTCGTCGCGTGGAACAATCTGTCCGATCCGGACGACATCAAGGTCGGGCAAGTGCTGAAAGTGGCGCCGTCCGAGCGGAACGGCAACGGCAACGGCAATGCCGTCGTGACGTCGCCGATCGCGATGCCGGGCGCCGAGAAGGCGCCGGCCGTGCCGAAGAAGACCGAGCCGAGCGGTGCCAAGAAGCCGTACACGGAATCGAACCTGGCGAGCGCGAAGGAAGACAATCCGAAGGCGGAAAAAGTGATCGCGGCAGGCGTGACCCCGGGCACCACCGTCACCGCGAACGACGACGAGAAACTGAGCTGGATGTGGCCGTCCGACGGCAAGATCGTCGCCACGTTCGACGAAGGCAAGA includes:
- the zapE gene encoding cell division protein ZapE, giving the protein MNVQEYYQHALTERGFKSDPAQQRAVDRLQEAYDDWVAYKSQRSSAFKRLINRPDVPQGVYMWGGVGRGKSFLMDSFYSVVPVVRKTRLHFHEFMRAVHRQLDELKGVEDPLIEVARRISKKYRLICFDEFHVSDVADAMIMYNLLSALFANGVSFVMTSNYDPDKLYPDGLHRDRMLPTIALIKDKLDVMNVDAGIDYRHRALEQVQAYYTPLGATSDHALRETYANLADTADEDPRVHIEQRELRALRRAGGVIWFDFATLCGGPRSQNDYLELSSQFHTVILSGVPRMSAAMSSEARRFTWLIDVFYDHKVKLIMSAEVEPELLYTEGAMSNEFHRTVSRIIEMQSREYMLAERRGAADSLA
- a CDS encoding PP2C family protein-serine/threonine phosphatase codes for the protein MTSYKLEAGTAQHIGNRPQQNDRVALMTGARAPGYALAVLSDGIAGAAGAEQVLHTAKQVFDEFKPGDRPSVERLQQLLRDIVQETHLVINMNAVTTQVQAHASFVGLILTPHGEAVWAHVGDSRLYYFHDGRCLARTSDAAYVEHLVSSDRLPPDAAKNHRKSKLLLNVMGNSRKDPFITFGQRLDLAANDVFLLCSDGLWHFFTDAELATVTAKASPRQASEMLINKAGERSQGKGGNCSMAIVKLVKPVGDRP
- a CDS encoding YdcH family protein gives rise to the protein MIDVQEIHRRIIELDVEHRDLDAVIDMLTRDGHADQLQLRRLKKRKLQLKDHITLLKMQLVPDVPA
- a CDS encoding ATP-dependent DNA helicase, whose protein sequence is MSEADIDAGPDAAPSEPAGKYDAEVDRIFGAGGPLAPAVGTFKPRQSQTEMAKAIAHAISEQGTLIAEAGTGTGKTFAYLVPALLWGGKTIISTGTKNLQDQLFSRDIPTVRAALRAPVSVALLKGRSNYLCHYHLERTLSNGRLTSRDDVGHLREISRFIKMSQSGDKAELTKVPETASVWNLVTSTRENCVGQECQYYQDCFVMKARREAQQADVVVVNHHLFFADVALKEGGMAELLPSANTIIFDEAHQLPEVATLFFGTTVSTGQVLELCRDVLAEGLAHARGGVDWAKVVTVVEKAARDLRLTFPEGGTRLSLPQIPPSSEFFPALEKLKEELEGLIDVLEAQAERAETIEQCRVRAVELLEQYKAWKSEPKKGKEVEGDDAVLWVEAFSSSLQLHKTPLSIAPIFAGQRAGTPRSWIFTSATLAVKNDFKHFSAQLGMTGEPAQSWPSPFNYQDQGLLYVPTGLPEPNTFGYTDAVVDMALPVIEAAGGRCFFLCTTIRAVNRVAERLREEFAARGLDFPLFVQGERGRTELLDSFRNAGNAVLVGSQSFWEGVDVRGEALSLVIIDKLPFAPPDDPVLAARIEVMEKKGMNGFVHHTLPEAIINLKQGAGRLIRDVEDRGVLMLCDPRVISKPYGRRIWQSLPPFRRTRVQADVIEFFATSNTPRGGDSGSEP
- a CDS encoding toll/interleukin-1 receptor domain-containing protein; the encoded protein is MAIRYGCFFSYAHGRHELMQRFKATLADALRCYLEPYFDNEDELFIDTEQLGGGDDLDRKIARALCESACMVLIYTPKYEAHPYTRREYAAMRLIEAERSTWYTLPSQLIIPVIMTQHPVSLPPQISESTFYVDFSRFTMATADLKSNPDFLPDIDKMVRRIVTHYQYQKKTMPPAHDCNQFELPAVPPAWRELPDPTFPKK
- the surE gene encoding 5'/3'-nucleotidase SurE — its product is MRILISNDDGYLAPGINALAEALSTVADIVVVAPDSNRSGASNSLSLDRPLSVSKAANGFYFVNGTPTDCVHIALTGMLDARPDLVVSGINNGQNMGDDTLYSGTVAAATEAYLFGIPAIAFSQVHGGWAEVESAARVARDIVLRRFEMLESPFLLNVNIPNLPYEQIGPLVPTRLGRRHQSEPVIRGQDPRGREIFWIGAPGACRDAGEGTDFHATSKGCVSVTPLQVDLTHRDQLDLLRRGLG
- a CDS encoding protein-L-isoaspartate(D-aspartate) O-methyltransferase; the protein is MSEKRSQFPLPLSSVTGGSTRKPAAPAPVATPQTATQNARQNSQTQPRGGPAPGVPGPTKPAQPQQTVVRSDLAATEAPRRAMAARAARQGVKDAQVLAALEIVPRHMFVEPGMLAQAYVDISLPIGHNQTISQPYIVARMIELLKGSNQPLRRVLEIGTGCGYQAAVLSCVAQEVYSIERIKPLHELAKANLRPLRIANLRLQYGDGMLGLPQVAPFDGIILAAAGLEVPRALLEQMAIGAHLVAPVGAQVQHLQRITRKGKAEWTSETLEACHFVPLRPGIA
- a CDS encoding peptidoglycan DD-metalloendopeptidase family protein, which produces MKLTPRLALLTLSLGILSACSTETRVAPVIDRPAPTASTFRPRPQPAPAVEETKPDARGTYTVRRGDTLLRIALDHGQNYRDLVAWNNLSDPDDIKVGQVLKVAPSERNGNGNGNAVVTSPIAMPGAEKAPAVPKKTEPSGAKKPYTESNLASAKEDNPKAEKVIAAGVTPGTTVTANDDEKLSWMWPSDGKIVATFDEGKNKGIDIAGKMGQQVMAAGSGKVMYAGSGIRGYGNLVIVKHSNSLLSAYAHNRTILVKEGQNVTKGQAIAEMGDSDADTVKLHFEIRQQGKPVDPAKFLPSR